CCATTCTCTAAAGCTAAATCGATTGCACTCTCTAACGTTAACTCTCTAGAAAAGGCTGCTGTCGAAAGTAATACCAATAGCCCTAATATTTTTTTCATCAACTTCCTCCAAATAATTTATTTTAAACCCTATTCAAGTTTAGAGTTTTTTATCCCAAAATATTCTATTTTTGTTATGTGTATTTTTTGTGTAATAGCTTCATATTTCAGTTTTTTTACAAAAGAAAAAGAGCTATAGAAGCTCTTTCTCAAACTTTATTTTAAAAGTTGATCTTTATCATTTTTGTCATACTCAATAACTCTTCCTAAAGAATCCCCTGGTTCGCTATAAGGATAATCTTTCACACTAGCCACTATACCTGTATTTGGTGATTTATACTCCTTTACCACATTTCCAAATGCATCATATTGAACAAATAAAACATCATCTTTGTTTACCTTATCCATCACTTTTACTTTTGCTTCAACAAACCCACCTTTTTCAGCACGAATACGACTCCAAGTATTTCCATAGAATGTTTCTACTTTTGATTTTATCTCTTTAGCATCTAAATAATTCCAATAAATAAGATTATTTAGTACTCCATCTGTTGCTCTAGCTACTATTTCTGCTTCTTGAGTTTCTGAAGACCCTAATTCAAAAGTTATACTTGGAACTCCTAATTCAACAAAAGATGTTTCTACCGATCCCTTTTCACCATTATCCATTTTTACGATATCAGAACCTGTTAACTCAGCCATCTTCTTTATATCTAAATTTCTAAAATCTGCATACACGAATAATGGAAACTGGCTTCCTTTTCCACTTGTATGTAGATCAATCACCTTATCCGCATTTTTAGATAGTAAATTTTGCCATATTAATGTAGAGTATTTTTGATCAACAGTAGTTACCTTTCCAGAATCCATCTGTCTATTCACGTCTGATGTATTCTCTGAATTCCCTCCAAACTTGTATCCTCTAGTATTATTTAACAGTCCAGGAATATTCATCCCATGAACTATAGTAACTGTTCCCTTAACATTCTTAGGATTTAATTTTTCTTTCACTTTATATGTTGCTAAAATAGGATTCAACTCATTTCCATGAACTCCAGAGTTTACTAAAAATTTTCCTCCTGTTTTTTCTCCTTTTATAACAGTAACTGGAATATACCAAGGACTACCTAAACTATTTTCTGTTCCTTGGAAAAAGAACTCATGAGTTTTCCCTACTTCCAAATCAGTTACGTCGAGATTTGTAATTATATCTCTTCCTAAATATTTTCCCCCAGTGTACTCTGTTTTAGCTAAAGTAAGTGCTGATAACGATAAAAAAGTTAATAATAAAGTTTTTGACATTTTTGTCCTCCCGATTTTTTTAGTATCTACCCCAAAAGAAAAGGCATACCAAAAAATGGTATGCCTTTGAGAACTTAATTAAAATCTTAATAAGCGTATTGTTATGGCAGCGTCACAATACTTAATTCACAGGATCACAAGATCATAGCCCTCGGCCTTAGGCTCCCTTTGTGGAAGTGAACTAACCTCTCTTCTATTGTTAGCAGGAGTATACTATAAAAAGAATTTTTCTGCAACCATTTTTTTGAATTTTTTTATTTTTTAAAGGATAATTTGAAAATATAGTGTAATATTATTCATAGCAACTTTATTGAAAATATTAGGAGGAAAATATGAAAATAACTATAATTTTAGATTTTATATGCCCGTATTGTTTTGTAGGAGAAAAGATTCTTGAAAAAGCGCTTAAAGAAAAAAATATTACTCCTGAATTTAAATTCTTACCGTATGAACTTTCTCCAGAACCAAAACCACAAGCTGTTGTGAACGAGGCTGGAAAAATATATTTTCAGAAAAATATTGTCGAGTGGGCAGAGTCTGAAAATATTTTAATTAATTTCCCAACTGTAAATCCTAAACCTCGAACAGCTCTAGCTTTCGAAGGTTTATACACTGCTGAAAAATATAATAAAGGAATTGAGTATATCCGTGAAGTTTTAGATGCATATTGGCTTCATAATAGAGATATTGGAAATATTAATGTGCTAACAGATGTTGCTAAAAATTTAGGTATTCCTGAAAACGAGTTTTCTGAATCATTAAGCTCTGGAGAATTTAAAGAGCAACACTATAAATTAAATTTAGAGGTTTCAGATTATGATTTTGATGTAGTTCCTACATTTTATATAGATGAGGTTCAACTAAAAAATTTCCCTAGAAGAATTGAAAAGTGGTTAGAAATTTTAAATTAATTAAGATAAGAAAAAATGAGAGGGTTTCCTCTCATTTTTTTATTAATACATTCTATATCCCATAGATGTCAATTTTTCTTTTACTTTTTCTTGATGCTCTTTATCAAAGCACTCTAAAACAAAACTTGCCTCTTGAGAAGTAATTCCTAAGTTTGGACTATACATTGTTTGATTAACACTTAAAATATTTGCGTTCATTTCACAAATTGCAGCAACTACTTTAGCCATCTCTCCCACTTTATCAGATAATTCTACTGAGAACGCAAATCTTCTTCCTTCTAGAATTAATGCTTTATTCAATACTCTTTCAACTAGATTAATATCTATATTTCCACCTGATATAACTGCACAAACTTTTTTATTTTCAACCTTTATTTTTCCTGCTAAAATTGCAGCTACTGTTGTAGCTCCTGCACCTTCAGCAACAACTTTACTTTTTTCCATAAGGAATAAAATTGCCTTAGCTATTTCATCTTCTGTTACCGTTACAATTTCATCAACGCACTCTTGAACCACTTTAAATGGCTCACATCCTGCTTTTCTAACTGCTATTCCATCAGCTATTGTTGGTTTTGTTGTAATCTCACATACCTCTTTCATAGCTACAGCTTCCATCATTGATGCTGCATTTGCAGCTTCTATTCCTATAACTTTTGCTTCTGGTCTTAATGATTTTATAGCTTTAGCTATTCCACCAATAATTCCTCCTCCACCGATTGGTACTAAAACAACATCTACATCTGGAATATCCTCTAATATTTCTAAACCTATTGTTCCTTGCCCTGCCATTACAAATTTATCATCAAAAGGGTGTAAAAAAGTGGCACCTGTTTCTTTTTGAATCTCACAAGCTTTTCTATAAGCATCATCATAAACTTCACCTTCTAGAACTACTTCAGCTCCATAAGATTTAGTCGCTGCAATTTTTGCTAAAGGTGCTGTTGCCGGCATAACTATTGTTGCTTTTATTCCTTGTGCCGCTGCTCCTAGTGCAACTCCTTGTGCATGATTTCCTGCCGATGAAGCTATTACTCCAGCAGCTCTTTCTTCAGCTGAAAGGCTAGCTATTTTATTTAAGGCTCCTCTTAATTTAAAAGATCCTGTTTTTTGTAAATTTTCTAATTTAAAGAATACAGAATTCCCTGTTAAATCCTTTAATGTCGGACACTCTACTACAGGTGTTCTTTTTAATGAATCCTTTATAGTTTCATTAGCTTTTAATATATCTTCTAAGGTAAAATTGCAATCCACGGTTTAACCCCTCCAAAAATTCATTATTATACAACTTTTAATAAGTTTATTATATATTTTTAGGACAAGTTTTTCAAGCTTTTTTTAGTTTTTTTGATTTCTAGTGATCTTATATATTGTAAACAGTAACATTCCCGCACTAATAAACTGAATTGGTGACAACATCTTTTTGTTAAATATATAATCAAAAACTATTGACGAAACAGGAAAACATAACTCACACATTGTTGCTATATTTGCTCTTATGTGTCTAAGCCCTAAGTAGTATAGCAATACTGCTCCACTACCTGTTGTTAAACCAATAATCACAAATATCAGCCATTGGTCTGGAGTTGTTTTCAAGAACCATCCCATATTTCCGTTAAATAGTACTATCAATCCTGTAATTATTGATGTAAAAAGATATCTTGTATATAAAGCCGTTCTAAATGACGAGTTTGCCAATATCTTTTTTCCAAATACTGTTGAACTTCCAAAAGAAAATGCAGCTAACATAGCATACAAACTTGCTACTCCAACTTTATCCCCGGCTTCAAAGTGAGGAAGCGTAAATTGGAAAGTTAGGAAGTATCCACTTATTAGTGCCGCTAAAGCCCAGAATATAAAATTCTTCCCTACTTTTTCTCCTAATAAAATTCTTGCTAAAATAATTGCAAATACCGGCTGTAATTTTTGTAGCAATGTTACTACTGTTAAATGATTAAAGTTTACTAAAAATAGAGCTTTTACTATTGACAACGTACCTAAAGCTCCTCCAAATAGTGCTATTAAGAAATAGAAAAACAGATCCTCTTTTCCTAATTTCTTTATATTCGCTATCTCTGTTTTTCCGAACAATAAACTCATTCCTAATAATGGAAGTAGATGCAGTACAAATACCACATAAGCTACATCCAGTTTAAATAATCTGGGTGTTAAAACTATACCATCAAATCCCCACATAGTTGCAGCTAAACAAACTAATCCTGCACCTAAATATTGTTTTTTTATGTTAAACACTTTGCCCTCCTAGAAAAATAAAGTTGTTTGATTTGTTTCACTTAAAGCTTCTATACAATTCAACTCTTTTAATTTATCTACTGTTGTTTGAGATGTTTTTGTTCTTCTCTTCAAATCTTCATAAGAGATGAATCTTCCCAACTCTCTTTCTCTAATAATATTCTCCATAACAGAAGCACCTAGTCCATTTAAAGCCATCAACGGAACTCTTATTTTACCATCTTCTATTGTGAATCTATATCCATGCGATTTATATACATCTAGATTTAAAAATTCAAATCCTCTTGCGTGCATCTCTACTATTATTTCACACACTGCTAGTTGAGCCTTTTTCTTTACATCCAATTTAGGCTCTTTATTTAACTCTTGTATTCTTTCTCTTACACTCGCTAAATCTTTCATCAACTCAAAGTCAAAGTCCTCTACTTTTCTACTTAAATATGCCGCATAAAATGCTAAAGGATAATGAACTTTGAAATATGCTATTCTCATTGCCATCATAACATAAGCAACCGCATGTCCTTTAGGGAACATATACTTTATTCTTCTACAAGATTCTATATACCATTCAGGAACTCCATGCTCTTTCATTAAATCAGAATACTCTTTCCATTGATTTACATTTTTACTTGGCTGTCCTTTTCTTACAAATTCCATTATCTTAAATGCCGTACCTTTTTCAAGCCCCTGATCTATTAAGAAGTTCATAATATCGTCTCTAACTGATATAATCTGTGAAAGTGTTGCCTTTCCTTCTCTTACAAATTCTTGGGCGTTATTTAGCCATACATCTGTTCCGTGTGAAAGACCCGATATTCTTACAAGTTCTGCAAATGTTGTTGGCATTGTATCTACAAGCATCTGTCTTACAAATCCTGTTCCAAACTCTGGAACACCATAAGTTCCAACAACTGATCCAATCTCTTCTTTGGTTACACCTAATGATTCCGTTCCAGAGAAAATCTTTATAGTTTCTGGATCCGCTAAAGGAATATCATAAACATTTACTCCAGTATATTCTTGAAGCATTTTTATTGTTGTAGGATCATCATGCCCAAGTATATCTAATTTTACTAGCTGCTCATCCATTACATGATAATCATAATGTGTTGTTGTAGAGTCACTCGATTGATCGTTTGCAGGTCTTTGAACTGGACAAAACTCATATATAGAATTCCCTTGAGGTACAACTATCATACCACCTGGATGCTGCCCTGTTGTTTTCTTTGCACCTTCACACTTTTGAGCCATTCTCATAACTTCAGCTCTACCTGAAATGATACTGTGATCTTCAAAGAATTTTCTAACATATCCTTCAGCATTTTTCTCTGCTAAAGTTGATATTGTTCCTGCTTTAAATACATTACTTTTTCCAAATAACTCTTCACAATATCTATGAATTTCAGATTGATACTCTCCTGAGAAGTTAAGATCTATATCTGGAACTTTATCTCCATCAAACCCCATGAAAACTTCAAACGGAATCGAATGTCCATCCTTTTTTAATCTTTGACCACACTTTGGACAATCTTTATCTGGTAAATCGACTCCAGCTCCTTCTCTTTCAATAAACTCTGAATGTTTACACTCAGGATTTGTACATAAATAATGTGGATATAATGCATTAACCTCTGTTATTTCCATCATATATGCGACTATCGAAGACCCAACTGAACCTCTCGAACCAACTAGATACCCATTGTCTAAAGATTTTTTTACTAACTTTTGTGCTGATAAATATAGTACTGAGAATCCGTTTCCTATGATTGCTTTTAACTCTCTTTCAATTCTTGCCTCAACATTTTCAGGTAAAGGATTTCCATAAAGTTCGTAAGCTTTAGTATAGGTCATGTCTCTTACAATATTTTCAGCGTTATCTATTTTAGGCGGATAGAATCCACTTGGAATTGGTTGAACCTTATCAATTTTATTATTGATATCATTTGTTGCGTCAATAACAATCTCTCTTGCGATATCATCACCTAAGTAACTAAATTCTTCTAAAAGTTCACCCGTCGTTCTAAAGTAGAATCCATTATCAACTCTATATTGATTTTCCCTAAATACACTTCCACTTCCATAAAGAAGAATAGATCTTATTTTATGATCCTCTTTCTCTAGATAGTGTACGTTTGAGGAAGCAGTTACTATTTTTCCATTTTCTTTAGCTAAATCATACATATACCTATTCATTTTTTCTACATCTTTAAACGAAGCTATAGCCCCTGTATCATCACTATCTAAAAATTCTGAAAATGTAACTCTTGGTTGTAATTCAACATAATCGTAAAACTGTAAACATTTTTTTACTTTTTCCAAATCATTTCTAAAGTACGCTTCTGAAAGTTCACCATTATTTGCAAAATGAACTGATGTCGGTGCTCCTAGTATAAGTCCCTCTCTATTTTCACTTAATACAGTTTTTAAAATTCTCGGTTTTTTATTTCCAAAGTAATCAATATGAGCTTCTGAAATTAATTTATAAAGATTTTTCAATCCAACTAAATCTTTTACTAAAACCATTACATTTCTAATATCCTGCTTTCTAAAGTTTAGTGGGAAAGCTCCTGTCATATTCAGTTGATTTGTTACTCCAACCTCTAAATATCTCTCTAAGAATATTGCAAACATAGCTGCTGTAGCTTGAGAGTCATCAACAGCTCTGTGGTGATTCTCTAGTGCTACTTTTAAGAATTTTGTCATAGGTTTTAGTCCATATCCTTTTTGATTAGGATATAGATCTCTCGCCATTTGTAGTGTATCTATAACTGCTGGATTGTAATCTATATCTAGATACTTTTTTATATCTCTTTTCAAGAATCCCATATCGAAAGGTGCGTTATGAGCCACTAAAGTTGCATCTCCTAAAAACTCCATAAATTTAGGTAATACCTCTTCTATTGAAGGCATTCCTGCTACTAAAGCGTCATCTATTCCTGTTATTTCCTGAATTTTTTTTGGAATAGGTTTCCCCGGATTTATAAGCTGAGAATATCTATCTACAATTCTTCTACCTTGAAGTTTAACTGCTCCAATCTCTATTATTTCATTTTTATGTGAATTAAGACCTAAAGTCTCTAAGTCAAACACTACATATGTCTCTTCATCAATCAAAACATCTTTTGCATTTTGCACCATCGGTTGAGTATCATCAACCATATACATCTCAC
Above is a genomic segment from Cetobacterium sp. ZOR0034 containing:
- a CDS encoding succinylglutamate desuccinylase/aspartoacylase family protein, whose protein sequence is MSKTLLLTFLSLSALTLAKTEYTGGKYLGRDIITNLDVTDLEVGKTHEFFFQGTENSLGSPWYIPVTVIKGEKTGGKFLVNSGVHGNELNPILATYKVKEKLNPKNVKGTVTIVHGMNIPGLLNNTRGYKFGGNSENTSDVNRQMDSGKVTTVDQKYSTLIWQNLLSKNADKVIDLHTSGKGSQFPLFVYADFRNLDIKKMAELTGSDIVKMDNGEKGSVETSFVELGVPSITFELGSSETQEAEIVARATDGVLNNLIYWNYLDAKEIKSKVETFYGNTWSRIRAEKGGFVEAKVKVMDKVNKDDVLFVQYDAFGNVVKEYKSPNTGIVASVKDYPYSEPGDSLGRVIEYDKNDKDQLLK
- a CDS encoding DsbA family protein, which codes for MKITIILDFICPYCFVGEKILEKALKEKNITPEFKFLPYELSPEPKPQAVVNEAGKIYFQKNIVEWAESENILINFPTVNPKPRTALAFEGLYTAEKYNKGIEYIREVLDAYWLHNRDIGNINVLTDVAKNLGIPENEFSESLSSGEFKEQHYKLNLEVSDYDFDVVPTFYIDEVQLKNFPRRIEKWLEILN
- the ilvA gene encoding threonine ammonia-lyase, which translates into the protein MDCNFTLEDILKANETIKDSLKRTPVVECPTLKDLTGNSVFFKLENLQKTGSFKLRGALNKIASLSAEERAAGVIASSAGNHAQGVALGAAAQGIKATIVMPATAPLAKIAATKSYGAEVVLEGEVYDDAYRKACEIQKETGATFLHPFDDKFVMAGQGTIGLEILEDIPDVDVVLVPIGGGGIIGGIAKAIKSLRPEAKVIGIEAANAASMMEAVAMKEVCEITTKPTIADGIAVRKAGCEPFKVVQECVDEIVTVTEDEIAKAILFLMEKSKVVAEGAGATTVAAILAGKIKVENKKVCAVISGGNIDINLVERVLNKALILEGRRFAFSVELSDKVGEMAKVVAAICEMNANILSVNQTMYSPNLGITSQEASFVLECFDKEHQEKVKEKLTSMGYRMY
- a CDS encoding DMT family transporter, which produces MKKQYLGAGLVCLAATMWGFDGIVLTPRLFKLDVAYVVFVLHLLPLLGMSLLFGKTEIANIKKLGKEDLFFYFLIALFGGALGTLSIVKALFLVNFNHLTVVTLLQKLQPVFAIILARILLGEKVGKNFIFWALAALISGYFLTFQFTLPHFEAGDKVGVASLYAMLAAFSFGSSTVFGKKILANSSFRTALYTRYLFTSIITGLIVLFNGNMGWFLKTTPDQWLIFVIIGLTTGSGAVLLYYLGLRHIRANIATMCELCFPVSSIVFDYIFNKKMLSPIQFISAGMLLFTIYKITRNQKN
- a CDS encoding PolC-type DNA polymerase III, with translation MGIENIEITEIVFSERNKKMDLICVVSTPQDLKGLDKAYENLKKKFGSELDIDFKIEYMSKEISKESFLEIVERVIEKLKKTNAISKSFLYLYRVSIRENNVDIELKNEMAVETLYSSNLDVKLQTLLENYGIKGFKVNFVSGDFNSEIKNIESEIENQIITLSEKEEEKETVAKVAAPPVEIKSAVPTGRGGFSKKKDIKSPSMPLSEFKELIENEIAVVEGELFATEGRELRTGKILQVLRITDGEDSITAKIFLNSPEDFDVKVGDFVKISGKKQIDTFENNEEIILVNILNKLEKEKSKKQDLSEEKMVELHTHTKMSEMCGVEDVKGIVGRALNYGHKAVAITDYGVVHAFPFAYKAAKGKDIKIIFGCEMYMVDDTQPMVQNAKDVLIDEETYVVFDLETLGLNSHKNEIIEIGAVKLQGRRIVDRYSQLINPGKPIPKKIQEITGIDDALVAGMPSIEEVLPKFMEFLGDATLVAHNAPFDMGFLKRDIKKYLDIDYNPAVIDTLQMARDLYPNQKGYGLKPMTKFLKVALENHHRAVDDSQATAAMFAIFLERYLEVGVTNQLNMTGAFPLNFRKQDIRNVMVLVKDLVGLKNLYKLISEAHIDYFGNKKPRILKTVLSENREGLILGAPTSVHFANNGELSEAYFRNDLEKVKKCLQFYDYVELQPRVTFSEFLDSDDTGAIASFKDVEKMNRYMYDLAKENGKIVTASSNVHYLEKEDHKIRSILLYGSGSVFRENQYRVDNGFYFRTTGELLEEFSYLGDDIAREIVIDATNDINNKIDKVQPIPSGFYPPKIDNAENIVRDMTYTKAYELYGNPLPENVEARIERELKAIIGNGFSVLYLSAQKLVKKSLDNGYLVGSRGSVGSSIVAYMMEITEVNALYPHYLCTNPECKHSEFIEREGAGVDLPDKDCPKCGQRLKKDGHSIPFEVFMGFDGDKVPDIDLNFSGEYQSEIHRYCEELFGKSNVFKAGTISTLAEKNAEGYVRKFFEDHSIISGRAEVMRMAQKCEGAKKTTGQHPGGMIVVPQGNSIYEFCPVQRPANDQSSDSTTTHYDYHVMDEQLVKLDILGHDDPTTIKMLQEYTGVNVYDIPLADPETIKIFSGTESLGVTKEEIGSVVGTYGVPEFGTGFVRQMLVDTMPTTFAELVRISGLSHGTDVWLNNAQEFVREGKATLSQIISVRDDIMNFLIDQGLEKGTAFKIMEFVRKGQPSKNVNQWKEYSDLMKEHGVPEWYIESCRRIKYMFPKGHAVAYVMMAMRIAYFKVHYPLAFYAAYLSRKVEDFDFELMKDLASVRERIQELNKEPKLDVKKKAQLAVCEIIVEMHARGFEFLNLDVYKSHGYRFTIEDGKIRVPLMALNGLGASVMENIIRERELGRFISYEDLKRRTKTSQTTVDKLKELNCIEALSETNQTTLFF